A window of Jannaschia sp. M317 contains these coding sequences:
- a CDS encoding autotransporter assembly complex family protein, whose product MRFRNLALARLALCLATLSIPLTAPAAELRLNLSTDEDLAETLRAASLLAQAVDEGTQVRRDLVAAAQADYSRLLAVLFEAGHFGPAISITLDGVEAAALPTIGTTGSVGTASISVQPGPVFLFGTATVGPLPDGIRPPEGFASGAQAGTDILRQATAEGIDAWRGRGHAKAALADQQITARHDVDRLDARLTLAPGPRLTYGPLTIAGNEAVKTRQISRIADLRPGHVFDPEEVRQSARRLQRTGAFRSVSIVEAEEIAPGQTLPMEVQIVERLPRRIGFGAELGTTEGLGLSAFWLHRNLTGYADSFRVEGEVEGIGGDSGGEDYRLGLSYNRPATFNPETDLFITGEIESLDQPEFSSDRAELVVGARRIVSDEFQYSYGLSFEKSRITDAFGTRNFEIVSLPLEAQYDRRNDPLNPSDGYYVEAGLSPFHGFETAGSGLRFTADLRGYQGFGAEDRTVLAARLQLGSVVGPDLADTPATDLFYSGGGGTVRGQPFQSLGVTLPNGREVGGRSFVGLSTEIRQQVTDSIGIVGFVDAGRVSSESGFSDGETHVGAGLGVRYQTGIGPIRVDLGLPVSGPGTNSGVEVYIGIGQSF is encoded by the coding sequence ATGCGTTTTCGGAACCTTGCCTTGGCGCGACTGGCCCTGTGCCTTGCGACCCTGTCGATCCCCTTGACGGCCCCTGCCGCCGAATTGCGGCTGAACCTTTCAACCGACGAAGACCTGGCGGAAACGCTGCGCGCCGCGTCCTTGCTGGCGCAGGCGGTGGACGAGGGCACGCAGGTGCGCCGCGATCTGGTCGCTGCCGCGCAGGCAGATTATTCGCGCCTGTTGGCCGTCCTGTTCGAAGCCGGCCACTTTGGGCCCGCGATTTCCATCACGCTGGACGGGGTCGAGGCCGCCGCGCTGCCGACGATCGGGACGACCGGCTCGGTCGGGACGGCGTCGATTTCGGTGCAGCCGGGGCCCGTATTCCTGTTTGGAACGGCGACGGTCGGCCCCCTGCCCGACGGCATCCGCCCGCCCGAAGGCTTTGCCAGCGGAGCGCAGGCGGGAACGGATATCCTGCGGCAGGCGACCGCCGAGGGGATCGACGCCTGGCGTGGTCGCGGCCATGCCAAGGCGGCTTTGGCTGACCAGCAGATCACCGCGCGCCACGACGTCGACCGGCTGGATGCGCGGCTGACGCTGGCCCCGGGACCACGGCTGACGTACGGTCCGCTGACCATCGCAGGCAACGAGGCCGTCAAGACGCGGCAGATTTCGCGTATCGCCGATCTGCGGCCGGGGCATGTGTTCGACCCCGAAGAGGTGCGGCAATCGGCGCGGCGCCTGCAGCGGACCGGTGCCTTCCGGTCGGTGTCCATCGTCGAAGCGGAGGAGATCGCGCCGGGCCAGACCCTGCCGATGGAGGTGCAGATCGTAGAGCGCCTGCCCCGCCGGATCGGCTTTGGCGCAGAGCTGGGGACGACCGAGGGGCTGGGCCTGTCGGCGTTCTGGCTGCACCGGAACCTGACGGGATACGCCGACAGCTTTCGCGTGGAAGGCGAGGTCGAGGGTATCGGCGGTGACAGCGGCGGCGAGGATTATCGCCTCGGGCTGAGCTATAATCGCCCCGCCACCTTCAACCCGGAAACCGACCTGTTCATCACTGGCGAAATCGAAAGCCTGGACCAGCCGGAATTCTCCTCCGACCGGGCGGAACTGGTGGTGGGTGCCCGGCGGATCGTGAGCGACGAGTTTCAGTATTCCTATGGTCTGTCGTTCGAGAAATCCCGGATCACCGACGCCTTCGGCACCCGCAACTTCGAGATCGTCTCCCTCCCGCTCGAGGCGCAGTATGACCGGCGCAACGACCCCTTGAACCCGTCTGACGGCTATTACGTCGAGGCAGGCCTGTCGCCCTTCCACGGCTTCGAGACGGCGGGCAGCGGGCTGCGGTTCACCGCCGACCTGCGCGGCTATCAGGGGTTTGGTGCAGAGGATCGGACCGTTCTGGCCGCGCGGCTGCAACTGGGATCCGTCGTCGGGCCGGATCTGGCGGATACGCCCGCCACGGATCTGTTCTATTCCGGTGGCGGCGGCACCGTGCGGGGTCAGCCGTTCCAGTCGCTGGGCGTGACCCTGCCCAACGGGCGCGAGGTGGGCGGCCGGTCCTTTGTCGGATTGTCGACCGAAATTCGCCAGCAGGTGACCGACAGCATCGGCATCGTGGGCTTTGTGGATGCCGGGCGCGTCAGCTCGGAGAGCGGGTTCTCCGACGGGGAAACCCATGTCGGCGCGGGCCTTGGCGTGCGGTATCAGACCGGGATCGGGCCGATCCGCGTGGACCTGGGCCTGCCGGTATCGGGGCCGGGCACCAACAGCGGTGTCGAGGTCTACATCGGCATCGGGCAGTCGTTCTGA
- a CDS encoding phospholipase D-like domain-containing protein, protein MLPGPTVPALLPLLTAQEAFPAFEEAVLDAHEEIVCGFRIFDFATRLRSPRARAVGADWFDLILDALRRGVTFRLVLSDFDAVVGEHLHGLTWRSLRAAAALRELAPPGAQLDVSAALHPARLAWPVRLALWPKVQLMLGARTRSLAQMPEGARARYLLDHPGVMRMLRVQGARLRPRRLFLPDLAQVTHHQKLAVIDGRRLYCGGLDLNERRFDTLAHDRPAEETWHDVQVMIDDPAMAQVARAHLETFVSATHRHAPPSPSSGGVLRTLSACAAGTGNSFAPRRLLTELEAETLRGIAAARDLIYIETQFLRSRRIAGALARAARRNPQLRLFLILPGAPEDVAFEQSDRSDARFGEYLQAICVARLRRAFGTRLFIGAPVRRVAATSRGRDTLYGAPLIYVHAKVSIFDETLAVISSANLNGRSLRWDTEFGVKISDPAQVRALRDRLLRHWLDDAEAERLVSAESCVAAWRAQAARNAHSTPSARLGFLVPYRSGPGRRFGRDLPVIPEEMV, encoded by the coding sequence ATGCTGCCCGGACCGACCGTTCCCGCACTCCTGCCTCTCTTGACCGCACAGGAGGCATTTCCCGCCTTCGAGGAGGCGGTTCTCGACGCGCACGAGGAAATCGTCTGCGGTTTTCGTATCTTCGACTTCGCAACCCGCCTGCGCAGCCCCCGTGCCCGCGCGGTCGGGGCGGATTGGTTCGACCTGATCCTTGATGCCTTGCGCCGGGGCGTGACCTTTCGCCTGGTGCTGTCGGATTTCGACGCGGTCGTGGGCGAACATCTGCATGGCCTGACCTGGCGCAGCCTGCGCGCGGCGGCGGCGCTGCGCGAACTGGCCCCGCCGGGCGCGCAGCTGGATGTCAGCGCGGCCCTGCACCCGGCGCGTCTGGCCTGGCCGGTGCGCCTGGCGCTTTGGCCAAAGGTGCAGCTGATGCTGGGCGCGCGGACCCGCAGTCTGGCGCAGATGCCCGAGGGCGCGCGCGCGCGCTATCTGCTGGATCACCCCGGAGTGATGCGCATGCTCCGCGTCCAGGGCGCGCGTCTGCGCCCGCGCCGTCTGTTCCTGCCGGATTTGGCCCAGGTTACGCACCACCAGAAACTCGCCGTGATCGACGGGCGGCGGCTTTACTGCGGCGGGCTGGACCTGAACGAACGTCGCTTTGACACTCTGGCCCACGACCGCCCCGCCGAAGAAACCTGGCACGACGTGCAGGTCATGATCGACGATCCCGCGATGGCCCAGGTCGCGCGCGCGCACCTGGAGACTTTCGTGTCGGCCACGCATCGCCACGCGCCGCCCAGCCCGTCAAGTGGTGGCGTCCTGCGCACGCTTTCGGCCTGTGCGGCGGGCACTGGCAATTCCTTTGCCCCGCGTCGATTGCTGACCGAGTTGGAGGCCGAGACCCTGCGCGGCATCGCCGCCGCCCGCGACCTGATCTATATCGAGACGCAGTTTCTCCGCAGTCGCCGCATTGCCGGGGCCCTTGCCCGTGCGGCGCGCCGCAATCCGCAGCTGCGCCTGTTCCTGATCCTGCCCGGCGCCCCCGAAGACGTCGCCTTCGAACAGAGCGACCGCAGCGACGCGCGGTTTGGCGAATATCTGCAGGCGATCTGTGTCGCGCGCCTGCGACGAGCCTTCGGGACACGGCTGTTCATCGGCGCGCCGGTGCGCCGGGTCGCGGCCACGTCGCGCGGGCGCGATACGCTTTATGGTGCGCCATTGATCTATGTGCACGCCAAGGTGAGCATCTTCGACGAGACCCTCGCCGTGATCAGCAGCGCGAATCTCAACGGACGCAGTTTGCGTTGGGATACGGAATTCGGCGTGAAGATTTCCGACCCTGCTCAGGTTCGCGCCCTTCGCGACCGTTTGCTGCGGCATTGGCTGGACGACGCCGAGGCGGAGCGCCTGGTTTCTGCCGAAAGCTGCGTCGCCGCCTGGCGCGCCCAGGCGGCCCGCAATGCCCATAGCACCCCGAGTGCGCGTCTGGGATTTCTCGTGCCCTACCGCTCCGGTCCCGGTCGCCGTTTTGGCCGAGATTTGCCGGTCATCCCCGAAGAGATGGTCTGA
- a CDS encoding nitrate- and nitrite sensing domain-containing protein, translating into MMRLRTLTVSQSMAVVFFSGFAVALLFSLSSLMAQKQEHGILSRDRDLLQLTQNMGALVHEMQRERGLTYSWLTARDEDLRDALEVQRLATDTVLSRVMLSNGNEMHRDVMTSGGRFAVLQHWLDTHRETVDAGDLIPRAYRDAMTEQNTRIIGAVARAAESAWSGRLALLMRNASALMVAKDAVGLERAMGGAIIANLAAGRAVPEALRRELQDQQLIRDTWLAGFRMVADEEARVSTDLWARAPETTKFLAARAALLDPTGRDTRLPASPQAWFTIADRLIDSLRTLEVEGNVRLNEALDAETTALWHAFVRDLTFLAGLFMIFGSLAYLTLHRVDQSIGSIIASIHAMSQDPVGTRVPPCSQADLNQISEALSALRAAQIERRMSAAAAEDIRIYVDERLDDVLAAAARGDADRRIDVLGLDAHGAVLARGINRLLDQIESDQSNNRSASA; encoded by the coding sequence ATGATGCGACTTCGCACTCTCACGGTCAGCCAATCGATGGCTGTCGTCTTTTTCTCGGGCTTCGCGGTGGCGCTGTTGTTTTCCCTGTCGTCCCTGATGGCTCAGAAGCAGGAACACGGCATCCTGTCGCGGGACCGCGATCTTTTGCAGCTGACGCAGAACATGGGGGCCCTGGTCCACGAGATGCAGCGGGAACGCGGGCTGACCTACAGCTGGCTGACGGCACGAGACGAAGACCTGCGCGACGCGCTGGAGGTGCAGCGCCTGGCCACGGACACGGTCCTATCCCGCGTCATGTTGAGCAATGGAAACGAGATGCACCGTGACGTCATGACGTCCGGGGGGCGGTTTGCGGTCCTGCAGCACTGGCTGGACACCCATCGGGAAACGGTAGACGCCGGGGACCTGATCCCACGGGCCTATCGCGATGCAATGACGGAGCAGAACACCCGCATCATCGGTGCCGTCGCCCGTGCTGCGGAATCGGCCTGGTCCGGGCGGCTGGCCCTGTTGATGCGCAACGCCTCTGCGCTGATGGTGGCCAAGGATGCGGTCGGGCTGGAACGCGCCATGGGCGGCGCGATCATCGCCAACCTGGCCGCCGGTCGGGCGGTGCCCGAAGCTTTGCGCCGGGAATTGCAGGATCAGCAATTGATCCGCGACACCTGGCTTGCGGGCTTTCGCATGGTCGCCGACGAGGAAGCGCGGGTGTCCACCGATCTTTGGGCACGCGCACCAGAGACAACGAAATTTCTGGCCGCCCGTGCGGCGCTGCTGGATCCGACGGGGCGCGACACCCGCCTGCCCGCGTCGCCCCAGGCCTGGTTCACCATCGCCGACCGGTTGATCGATTCCCTGCGCACCCTGGAGGTGGAAGGCAACGTACGCCTCAACGAGGCGCTGGACGCCGAAACCACGGCGCTTTGGCACGCGTTTGTCCGGGACCTGACGTTCCTGGCGGGGTTGTTCATGATCTTCGGATCGCTGGCCTACCTGACGCTGCACCGGGTGGATCAGTCGATCGGGTCCATCATCGCGTCGATCCACGCGATGTCGCAGGATCCGGTGGGCACGCGTGTGCCGCCCTGCTCTCAGGCGGATCTGAACCAGATCTCCGAAGCCTTGTCTGCCTTGCGCGCGGCCCAGATCGAGCGGCGCATGTCCGCCGCTGCGGCCGAGGACATCCGGATCTACGTCGACGAGAGATTGGATGATGTGCTGGCGGCGGCGGCGCGGGGTGATGCGGATCGGCGCATCGATGTGCTGGGGCTGGATGCCCACGGCGCAGTTCTGGCACGCGGCATCAACCGGCTGCTCGATCAGATCGAGAGCGATCAGTCCAACAACCGGTCGGCCTCGGCGTGA
- a CDS encoding circularly permuted type 2 ATP-grasp protein: MTNDATFDEMRAADGKTRAAYAEFAHWFDEEDPARLRAKAREAEDAFRLTGITFNVYGEKEAGERLIPFDIIPRIIAAREWAKLSKGIEQRVRALNAFLHDIYHRQEIIRAGVLPASMIAKNEAFLPQMIGVDPPGDIYTHIVGIDLVRTGPDQFYVLEDNARTPSGVSYMLENRETMLAMFPELFSRNKVQRVSNYPRNLHESLSACAPTKCTDTPVVAVLTPGIHNSAYYEHSFLADQMGAELVEGHDLRVVDGRVAMRTTRGYKAIDVIYRRVDDDYLDPLTFNADSMLGVPGIFDVYRSGGITIANAPGTGVSDDKAIYSYMPEIVKFYTGEKALLENVPTWRCSDSDALAHVLDNLQDLVVKEVHGSGGYGMLIGPTASKKDIAAFRKKLESKPSNYIAQPTLALSTVPIFAKKGLAPRHVDLRPFVLVSPNGIDITPGGLTRVALKKGSLVVNSSQGGGTKDTWVLEDD, translated from the coding sequence ATGACAAATGACGCAACTTTCGACGAAATGCGGGCCGCCGACGGCAAGACCCGTGCCGCCTACGCCGAGTTCGCCCATTGGTTTGACGAAGAGGACCCCGCGCGCCTGCGCGCCAAGGCCCGCGAGGCCGAGGACGCCTTTCGCCTGACCGGCATCACCTTCAACGTCTACGGCGAGAAGGAGGCTGGCGAACGGCTGATCCCCTTCGACATCATTCCGCGCATCATCGCGGCGCGGGAATGGGCCAAGCTGTCCAAGGGCATCGAACAGCGGGTTCGCGCGCTCAACGCCTTTCTGCACGACATCTATCACCGGCAGGAAATCATCCGCGCGGGCGTCCTGCCGGCGTCTATGATTGCCAAGAACGAAGCCTTCCTGCCGCAAATGATCGGCGTCGATCCGCCGGGCGACATCTATACCCACATCGTGGGCATCGACCTGGTGCGCACCGGGCCGGATCAGTTCTACGTCCTCGAAGACAACGCGCGCACGCCGTCCGGTGTCAGCTACATGCTGGAAAACCGGGAAACGATGCTGGCGATGTTCCCGGAGCTGTTCTCGCGCAACAAGGTGCAGCGGGTGTCGAACTATCCGCGCAACCTGCACGAAAGCCTGTCGGCCTGCGCGCCGACAAAATGCACCGATACCCCCGTGGTTGCGGTGTTGACGCCCGGCATCCACAATTCGGCCTATTATGAGCATTCCTTCCTGGCCGACCAGATGGGGGCCGAGCTGGTCGAGGGGCATGACCTGCGGGTCGTCGATGGCCGTGTCGCCATGCGCACCACGCGCGGGTACAAGGCGATCGACGTGATCTATCGCCGGGTCGACGACGATTACCTCGACCCGCTGACCTTCAACGCGGACTCGATGCTGGGGGTGCCCGGCATTTTCGACGTCTACCGCTCTGGCGGGATCACCATCGCCAATGCGCCCGGAACCGGGGTCAGCGACGACAAGGCGATCTACAGCTACATGCCCGAGATCGTGAAGTTCTATACCGGCGAAAAGGCCCTGCTGGAAAACGTCCCGACCTGGCGTTGTTCGGATTCGGACGCATTGGCCCATGTGCTCGACAACCTCCAGGATCTCGTCGTCAAAGAGGTCCACGGCTCTGGCGGGTATGGCATGTTGATCGGGCCGACCGCGTCCAAGAAGGACATCGCCGCCTTCCGCAAAAAGCTGGAATCGAAGCCGTCGAACTACATCGCGCAGCCGACGCTGGCGCTGTCGACCGTTCCGATCTTTGCCAAGAAGGGGCTGGCTCCGCGTCATGTGGATCTGCGGCCCTTCGTGCTGGTGTCCCCCAATGGGATCGACATCACGCCGGGTGGCCTGACGCGCGTGGCGCTCAAGAAAGGGTCGCTTGTCGTGAATTCCTCGCAGGGCGGGGGCACCAAGGACACTTGGGTGCTGGAGGACGACTGA
- a CDS encoding alpha-E domain-containing protein, translating into MLGKTAGGLYWMFRYLERTENIARLVETGERMALTRPDADDSEWGSILSTAGVRWAYDAHHDEVTGEAVVDFLLRSTDNPSSVMSCIENARMNARTVRTGLTREVWEAVNECWMSLREALQRKVPPRDLPRVLGLIRARSAFVRGALHGTMLRNDIYDFARLGTFIERADATARLLDVKYFVLLPSIAGVGSRLDNAQWEMILRALSAEGPFRTVHGNTRGASAIAEFLILDGRMPRSLAFCYKKIGDNLGYLESDYGIRQPSHDLSHEICHMLEQLSIEDIFDQGLHQFLQVFLKRNHALGQQIEQDYRFIK; encoded by the coding sequence ATGCTGGGAAAAACCGCAGGTGGCCTCTACTGGATGTTCCGTTACCTGGAGCGGACCGAGAATATCGCCCGCCTGGTCGAAACCGGCGAGCGTATGGCCCTGACCAGGCCCGATGCCGACGACAGCGAGTGGGGGTCCATCCTGTCCACCGCCGGCGTGCGCTGGGCCTATGACGCCCACCACGACGAGGTGACGGGCGAGGCGGTGGTCGATTTTCTGCTGCGCTCCACCGACAATCCGTCTTCGGTCATGAGTTGTATCGAGAACGCGCGCATGAACGCCCGCACCGTGCGCACCGGCCTCACGCGCGAGGTCTGGGAAGCGGTGAACGAATGCTGGATGTCCCTGCGCGAGGCGTTGCAGCGCAAGGTGCCGCCCCGCGATCTGCCTCGGGTGCTGGGTCTGATAAGGGCGCGTTCGGCCTTTGTGCGCGGTGCGTTGCATGGCACGATGTTGCGCAACGACATCTACGATTTCGCCCGTCTTGGAACCTTCATCGAACGCGCCGACGCCACTGCGCGCCTGCTGGATGTGAAGTATTTCGTTCTGTTGCCCTCTATCGCCGGTGTCGGCTCCCGGCTGGACAATGCTCAGTGGGAAATGATCCTGCGCGCGCTGTCCGCCGAAGGCCCGTTCCGCACCGTGCACGGCAATACCCGTGGTGCGTCCGCCATCGCGGAATTCCTCATTCTCGACGGGCGCATGCCGCGATCGCTCGCGTTCTGCTACAAGAAGATCGGCGACAACCTTGGCTATCTCGAATCCGACTACGGCATCCGACAGCCGTCCCACGATCTGTCCCATGAGATTTGTCACATGTTGGAACAGCTCTCCATCGAGGACATCTTCGATCAGGGTCTGCACCAGTTCCTTCAGGTCTTCCTGAAGCGTAATCACGCGCTGGGCCAACAGATCGAACAAGATTACAGGTTCATCAAATGA
- a CDS encoding transglutaminase family protein has protein sequence MTARLHIRHVTTYRYDAPVDYGLQQLRLTPKPRNGQHIVDWNTRVRGGREELSFDDSHANHVQLVSIDAGATEVEITAEGVIEMSDETGVIGSHAGYMPLWMFLRPTDLTRRGQGTIGLARDVRPMENQLEQLHALSAAIRETVTYDTNGMDVARSAEEAIADGHGVCQDHAHIFVTAARLLDCPARYVSGYLKMNDRDDQEATHAWAEAHVEGLGWVGFDVSNGISPDKRYVRVATGLDYADAAPISGIRQGAGLEQMSVSVHVAEAKAQAQQQQSGGQDQAQS, from the coding sequence ATGACCGCCCGACTGCACATCCGCCACGTCACGACCTATCGCTACGACGCGCCCGTGGACTACGGGTTGCAGCAGTTGCGACTGACGCCCAAGCCTCGCAATGGCCAGCACATCGTCGACTGGAACACCCGTGTACGCGGGGGGCGGGAAGAATTGAGTTTCGACGACAGCCACGCCAACCACGTTCAGCTCGTGTCGATCGACGCGGGGGCCACCGAGGTGGAAATCACCGCCGAGGGCGTGATCGAGATGTCCGACGAAACCGGCGTGATCGGCAGTCACGCGGGCTACATGCCGCTGTGGATGTTCCTGCGTCCCACGGACCTGACCCGGCGCGGGCAGGGCACCATCGGCCTGGCACGGGACGTTCGGCCGATGGAAAACCAGTTGGAGCAGCTGCACGCGCTGTCGGCCGCGATCCGCGAGACGGTGACCTACGACACCAATGGCATGGACGTCGCCCGCAGCGCCGAAGAGGCGATCGCCGATGGCCATGGGGTCTGCCAGGATCATGCCCATATCTTTGTCACGGCGGCCCGCCTTCTGGATTGCCCCGCGCGCTATGTCTCCGGCTACCTGAAGATGAACGACCGTGACGACCAGGAGGCGACCCATGCCTGGGCAGAGGCCCACGTCGAGGGTCTGGGATGGGTTGGCTTCGACGTGTCGAACGGCATCTCGCCGGACAAACGGTATGTCCGTGTCGCCACCGGTCTCGACTATGCCGACGCGGCACCCATCTCGGGCATCCGCCAAGGTGCCGGGTTGGAACAGATGTCGGTCAGCGTCCATGTCGCCGAAGCCAAGGCACAGGCCCAGCAGCAGCAATCCGGGGGGCAGGACCAGGCGCAGAGTTGA
- a CDS encoding proteasome-type protease, with amino-acid sequence MTYCVGLHLDRGLVFMSDTRTNAGVDNISTFRKQFTWEVEGDRAMVLMTAGNLATTQAVVSLLDERNLAAPDRAPSLLTVPSMFQAARLIGQTLKEVIADSRDDGGPTASKAFGATMILGGQIQGGPPRLYMIYPEGNFVEAQEDTPFFQIGETKYGRPILVRAYDPEMPFDQAVKLLMVSFDSTIRANLSVSTPLDLQVIETDAFCLGKSRRIEDADPDWRAVSDGWSDALRQAFHSLPDVDF; translated from the coding sequence ATGACCTACTGCGTTGGCCTTCACCTCGACCGTGGCCTCGTCTTCATGTCCGACACCCGCACCAACGCGGGCGTCGACAACATCTCTACCTTCCGCAAACAGTTCACCTGGGAGGTGGAGGGCGACCGGGCCATGGTGTTGATGACGGCGGGAAATCTGGCCACCACCCAGGCGGTCGTCTCGCTTCTGGATGAACGCAACCTGGCTGCGCCCGACCGTGCGCCCAGCCTTCTGACGGTGCCGTCGATGTTCCAGGCCGCCCGCCTGATCGGCCAGACCCTCAAGGAAGTCATCGCCGACAGTCGCGACGACGGCGGTCCCACCGCGTCCAAGGCCTTTGGCGCGACGATGATCCTCGGCGGTCAGATCCAGGGCGGCCCGCCCCGGCTCTATATGATCTACCCGGAAGGGAATTTCGTGGAAGCTCAGGAGGATACACCGTTTTTCCAGATCGGAGAGACCAAGTACGGCCGCCCCATTCTGGTCCGCGCCTACGACCCGGAGATGCCCTTCGACCAAGCCGTCAAGCTGCTGATGGTCAGCTTCGATTCGACGATTCGGGCCAACCTGTCGGTCAGCACCCCGCTTGACCTGCAGGTGATCGAGACCGATGCATTCTGTCTGGGCAAGAGTCGCCGCATCGAAGATGCTGACCCGGATTGGCGCGCGGTGTCGGATGGGTGGTCCGATGCGTTGCGACAGGCCTTCCACAGCCTGCCCGACGTCGACTTCTGA
- a CDS encoding ABC transporter ATP-binding protein, with protein MLLRARDLTQSFATADGPVRVLDGVSLDLDAGQTLALTGESGSGKSTLLHLIAGLDTPDSGTIHVAGRDIAGLDDAGRAALRRSEVGLVFQQFNLIPSLSVADNLSFHARLAGRADPDRLARLADRLGLQDHLSKYPEQLSGGQQQRVAVGRTLAASPRLVLADEPTGNLDEATGTAVLSLMLELVSEAGAGFLMVTHSDRLADRLDARLHLRAGRVA; from the coding sequence ATGCTCCTCCGCGCGCGTGACCTGACCCAAAGCTTCGCCACCGCGGACGGACCCGTCCGCGTGCTGGACGGCGTGTCCCTTGATCTGGATGCAGGACAGACGCTTGCCTTGACGGGGGAAAGCGGGTCGGGGAAATCGACGCTTCTGCATCTGATCGCTGGGCTGGACACCCCCGACAGCGGCACGATCCACGTGGCCGGGCGGGACATCGCGGGGCTTGACGATGCCGGGCGCGCGGCGCTGCGTCGGTCCGAAGTTGGACTGGTCTTTCAGCAATTCAACCTGATCCCCTCGCTGTCTGTTGCCGATAACCTGTCCTTTCATGCCCGCCTCGCGGGGCGGGCCGACCCTGATCGTCTCGCCCGTCTTGCGGATCGTCTGGGCCTGCAGGATCATCTGTCGAAATATCCCGAACAGCTGTCCGGCGGACAACAACAGCGGGTCGCTGTGGGCCGAACCCTTGCCGCGTCGCCGCGCCTTGTGCTGGCGGATGAGCCGACGGGCAACCTGGACGAGGCCACGGGCACCGCGGTGCTGTCGCTCATGTTGGAGCTTGTGTCCGAGGCCGGTGCGGGGTTCCTGATGGTGACCCATTCTGATCGTCTGGCCGACCGGCTGGATGCGCGACTGCACCTGCGTGCGGGCCGCGTCGCGTGA